The Halobaculum magnesiiphilum genome contains the following window.
TCGACGGCGGTGTAGAGGGCGAGGTAGGTGAGCGCAAGCGCGATCGCGACCGCGGCGACCGCTCGCCGGAGGCTCATCCCCGCGGCGATCTCCCAGACGTCGCCGGGGATCAACAGCCCACCCGCGATCAGCAACGCGCCGGTCAGCTGTTGGAACAGGTCGGCCCGATCGAAGCGTTCCGGACGGTTCGCCACACAGTCGGGTACACGGCCGTGCGCAAGTAGGCACCGGGGGGACACCGCGAGCGCGACCGCTCGGACTCGAGGGTCACCGAGCGGTTCGCTCCCCGATCAGCGACGGGTCGTCGTTGGCGGGCGAGTTCACGCGCGGGAGGCCGGATAGTACCGCATGTCGTCGCAGGGAACGGGCGCCTGCAGAGCCGGCGTTTCGATTGTGTCGGCGAGCCAGTCCCCGCGGCCGCGTGCGTCGCCAGCGCGGAACGGGAGTCCGACGGGGCGCAACAGAACCCTTTAGCCTCGGTGCGCCCCCACATCGACCGACACGACGGCCGCGGAATCGGGGCGACGGCTCGTCCCGCCGCCCGCGGTCGCGCACAACCATGCGCATCAGAAACAGCTTCATTCCGGTCGAGGGGGTCGGCGCGACGACCGAGCGCCGCATGTGGGAGAACGACATCCGCGAGTGGGGGGAGTTCCGGCAGGACCGTGCGCCGGGCGTGGGTGCGACGACCGCCTCGCGCATCGAGTCGTTCATCGACGAGGCGAGCGAGCGCCTCGACGACCGCGACGCGCCGTTCTTCGACCGGGCGTTCCCCTCGGGCGAGCGCTGGCGGCTGTACGAGGACTTCCGCGACGGCGCGTGCTTCTTCGACATCGAGACGACCGGCCTCTCTCACGAGCGCGATCGCGTCACGACCGTCTCGTTCCACCGCGACGGCGAGACGACGACGCTCGTGCAGGGGCGGGACCTGTCGGCGGAGTCGCTGCGCGAGCAGTTCCGCGAGGCCGACCTCCTGGTGACGTTCAACGGGACGCGCTTCGACGTGCCGTTCCTCGAGACCACCTTCGGAATGGAGATAGACACGCCCCATCTCGATCTCATGTACCCGTGCCGGACGCTCGGGCTGACGGGGGGCCTGAAGCCGATCGAGAACGAGCTCGAGATCGACCGCGACGGCCCGGACATCACCGGCCGCGACGCGGTTCGGCTGTGGCACGAGTACGAGCGCGGCGACGAACGGGCGCTGGAGCGGCTGGTCTCGTACAACCGCGACGACACGGTGAACCTCCGGACGCTCGCCGACGAGGTGGCCGGCCGGCTCCACCGCGAGACGGTCCCCGACGGCGACGACCCGATCGGAACGACGTTGGGCGGGCGGTAAACTCTCCTCGGCGATACCGACCGACGAGTTCGGTCGCAGTGCTCGCGTCCCGTCTCAGACGATGTCGCCGATGCGGCGCGGCTCGCCGGACAGCGAGGGGCTCTCCTCGACGATCTTCAGTACCTCGTGGTCGGTCACGTCCATGTACGACTTGCGGGTCGCCTCCTCGATCAGGTCCTTCTCCAAGCGGAACTCGGTCCCCTGATGGACGACGTCGACGCCGGTCTCGTCGAACGAGAGCGTGGTCATGGTCGGTGATAGCCTACGGGGGTAGTTAAGCGGACGGCTCGGGGCGGCGCTCCCCTCATCAGACGATCCGGAGCAGGCTGAGGGTCCACCGGAGAGCTTCCGAGAGAGCGAGCACGATCCCCTCCGGGCGAGTGAGCCGCCGGCCGGACCACAGCGCGGCGACGACTGCGACGGTCACCACGACCAGCCACCCCACGCTCACCAGCGCCTCGGGGGCGACCGAAAGCGGCGTCAACAGGGCCGCGAGCCCGAGCACGCCGAGGACGTTGAACACGCTCGACCCGACGACGTTGCCGACGGAGACGCCGAGGCTTCCCTGGCGCACCGCCACGAGCGACACGGCGAACTCCGGGGTCGACGTGCCGGCGGCGACGACGGTGCCGCCGATCACCCACTCGGAGACGCCGGCCGTCCGCGCCAGCCGGACCGCCGAATCGACGAGGAGATCCCCGCCGGCGACGACGACGGCGACGCCGACGACCACCAGAAGCAGGTCCCGGGCGGGCCCGTCCGCGACCCGTCGCGCCGGCGTGGAGAGGTCGACGGGGTCGGTTCCGGAGGGTCGCCCGACGATGCCGCCGTCAGTCGGTGCGTCGCCGCCGGCCGACGCGTCGGCGACGCTCCGGGCGTCGCCGTCTGCCAGTGCTTCGTCTTCGGTCCGCGCGTCCGCGTCGGCCCGTCCGTCGCCGATGCCCGCGCGCAGCGAGACGGCGATGTAGCCGACCAGCAGCGCGAGGAGCGCGCCGCCCTCCGCGGGCGTTATCCGGAGGTCCGACACCGCGAGCGCCCCCGCCAGCGTCGCGGCCACCAGCGCGACCCCCTCGCGCCGGACGATCCGGGGCTCGACCGCGAACGGGCCGACGACCGCGACGGCGCCGAGGACGACCGCGAGGTTGTAGAGGTTCGAGCCGATCACGTTGCCGACGGCGAGGTCGCCGGCGCCGTCGACGGCGGCGCCGACGGTGACGACGATCTCCGGGCTGGAGGTGCCCACGGCGACGACCGTGAGCCCGATCACCAGCTCCGAGAGGCCGACCCGGCGCGCGAGCCGGACCGACGAGCCGACGAGCAGACGGGCGCCGGCCCACAGCGCCGCGACGCCGACGGCGAGGAGGAGCCCGTCGGCGACCGGCGGGGGAACGACCATGGAGCGACGGTCGTCGTCCGCCGCCGTAACTCCCGGGGCCGTCCGCGTGCGAACCGCCGGGTCGTGCGGACCGAAAGCGCCTTTCGGAGGCGCGGTCGATGCTGCCCCATGATATCCATCGCGCTCGCGGGCAAGCCCAACGCGGGCAAGTCCACCTTCTACACGGCCGCAACGATGGCCGAGGTGGACGTGGGCAACTACCCGTTCACCACGATCGACCCGAACCGGGGCGT
Protein-coding sequences here:
- a CDS encoding sodium:calcium antiporter; translation: MVVPPPVADGLLLAVGVAALWAGARLLVGSSVRLARRVGLSELVIGLTVVAVGTSSPEIVVTVGAAVDGAGDLAVGNVIGSNLYNLAVVLGAVAVVGPFAVEPRIVRREGVALVAATLAGALAVSDLRITPAEGGALLALLVGYIAVSLRAGIGDGRADADARTEDEALADGDARSVADASAGGDAPTDGGIVGRPSGTDPVDLSTPARRVADGPARDLLLVVVGVAVVVAGGDLLVDSAVRLARTAGVSEWVIGGTVVAAGTSTPEFAVSLVAVRQGSLGVSVGNVVGSSVFNVLGVLGLAALLTPLSVAPEALVSVGWLVVVTVAVVAALWSGRRLTRPEGIVLALSEALRWTLSLLRIV
- a CDS encoding DUF5800 family protein — translated: MTTLSFDETGVDVVHQGTEFRLEKDLIEEATRKSYMDVTDHEVLKIVEESPSLSGEPRRIGDIV
- a CDS encoding ribonuclease H-like domain-containing protein; the encoded protein is MRIRNSFIPVEGVGATTERRMWENDIREWGEFRQDRAPGVGATTASRIESFIDEASERLDDRDAPFFDRAFPSGERWRLYEDFRDGACFFDIETTGLSHERDRVTTVSFHRDGETTTLVQGRDLSAESLREQFREADLLVTFNGTRFDVPFLETTFGMEIDTPHLDLMYPCRTLGLTGGLKPIENELEIDRDGPDITGRDAVRLWHEYERGDERALERLVSYNRDDTVNLRTLADEVAGRLHRETVPDGDDPIGTTLGGR